One Armatimonadota bacterium genomic region harbors:
- a CDS encoding DUF4160 domain-containing protein gives MRAKPLGRGFRFYFFSREERRLHVHAQGARGEAKFWLDPEIELAEDYGLGPQAVPRALRLIKEHEDEIRAAWHKHFGR, from the coding sequence GTGAGGGCCAAGCCGTTAGGCCGCGGCTTCCGTTTCTACTTCTTCTCGCGAGAAGAGCGGCGGCTGCACGTGCATGCTCAGGGTGCGCGGGGCGAGGCCAAGTTCTGGCTCGACCCGGAGATCGAATTGGCGGAGGACTACGGTCTCGGCCCACAAGCGGTGCCGCGAGCGTTACGATTGATCAAGGAGCACGAAGATGAGATCCGGGCGGCGTGGCACAAGCACTTTGGTCGCTGA
- a CDS encoding NAD-dependent DNA ligase: MASTARVTPSATRLPHTCARWVQRHPDAVEQWPVNVLHARLARIYEDGRVDETERQDLAELLTALVGGQAGIIVGEDAATDLPIDQPPPPLIWRGSVFVFTGKFAFGPRAECERQVMRLGGMCESSVTRRTNYLVIGTFGSRDWVHTSFGRKIEKAVEYRNAGQPLAIVNEDHWAAALT; the protein is encoded by the coding sequence ATGGCATCAACTGCACGAGTCACTCCTTCCGCCACTCGTTTGCCACATACCTGCGCCCGATGGGTACAGCGCCATCCAGACGCCGTCGAGCAGTGGCCTGTCAACGTCTTGCACGCGCGACTCGCCCGCATCTATGAAGACGGCCGGGTCGACGAAACGGAGCGACAGGATCTCGCGGAACTCCTTACCGCGTTGGTCGGCGGACAAGCCGGCATCATCGTTGGCGAGGATGCAGCAACGGATCTGCCTATCGACCAGCCTCCCCCACCGTTGATTTGGCGCGGCTCGGTCTTTGTGTTCACCGGCAAGTTCGCGTTCGGTCCCCGAGCAGAATGCGAACGGCAAGTCATGCGTCTTGGTGGTATGTGCGAGTCGAGTGTAACGAGACGGACCAACTACCTGGTCATCGGAACCTTCGGAAGTCGCGATTGGGTCCACACTTCGTTCGGTCGCAAGATCGAGAAAGCCGTCGAGTACCGCAACGCCGGGCAGCCGCTGGCCATAGTGAATGAAGATCACTGGGCTGCCGCACTCACGTAA
- a CDS encoding Zn-ribbon domain-containing OB-fold protein yields MPLDPTLHADDLQAWYGSMPVTSRYTYGPAGERFFRAMKDEARILGTRCGRCSLTYVPGRLFCERCFDELTDWIEVGPSGTIEAVTVAYLALDGTLLDPPVLMALVRLDGADTVMYHRLGGVAASDAKIGLRVEAAFRPSEDRTGSILDIAGFRPLGVNET; encoded by the coding sequence ATGCCGCTTGATCCCACTCTGCACGCGGACGACCTCCAGGCCTGGTATGGGAGCATGCCCGTAACCAGCCGCTACACCTACGGCCCGGCAGGCGAGCGTTTCTTCCGCGCAATGAAGGACGAAGCCCGCATCCTCGGGACCCGCTGCGGACGGTGCAGCTTGACCTACGTGCCTGGAAGGCTGTTCTGTGAGCGGTGCTTTGACGAGCTGACGGATTGGATTGAGGTGGGGCCATCGGGCACCATCGAGGCAGTAACAGTGGCGTACCTGGCCCTGGACGGAACCCTGCTCGACCCTCCTGTGTTGATGGCGCTGGTGCGATTGGACGGCGCCGATACCGTAATGTACCACCGACTGGGCGGCGTGGCCGCATCCGATGCGAAGATCGGCCTGCGTGTGGAAGCCGCCTTCAGGCCCTCGGAGGACCGGACGGGCTCGATCCTGGACATAGCCGGCTTCCGACCGCTGGGTGTGAACGAGACCTAG
- a CDS encoding Zn-ribbon domain-containing OB-fold protein codes for MTQRIASYPGTTLSEEQIEQGRVLSVHDRLRADYTWDAGLAIGLYLDGLKAGVILGVRCARCDRTVVPPRAFCEQCFAPMDAFVPLADVGIVNTFSLCYVTWDVKRIAEPLIPAVIDLDGTSPPAGIMHLLGGIAPDRVHIGMRVRAVWKPARARQGAITDIRYFKPHRRG; via the coding sequence ATGACCCAGCGGATCGCGTCCTACCCGGGCACCACCCTCAGCGAGGAACAGATCGAGCAGGGGCGCGTGCTCTCCGTCCACGACCGGCTCCGGGCCGACTACACCTGGGACGCGGGCCTGGCCATCGGCCTGTACCTCGATGGTCTGAAGGCCGGCGTGATACTGGGGGTGCGGTGCGCGCGCTGCGACCGCACGGTCGTGCCGCCGCGCGCGTTCTGCGAGCAGTGCTTTGCTCCGATGGACGCCTTCGTGCCCCTGGCGGATGTCGGAATCGTGAACACCTTCTCGCTGTGCTACGTCACGTGGGACGTGAAGCGGATTGCCGAGCCGCTGATCCCGGCGGTGATTGACCTGGACGGCACGTCGCCGCCCGCGGGCATCATGCACCTGCTGGGCGGGATCGCCCCGGACCGGGTGCACATCGGCATGCGGGTCCGGGCGGTGTGGAAGCCCGCGCGCGCACGCCAGGGCGCCATCACCGACATTCGGTACTTCAAGCCGCACAGGAGAGGATAG
- a CDS encoding DUF488 family protein gives MSVRVVRLGTQRIPGEGTRIGTVRRPPRGVPKALFSRRNWYDVWFPNLAPNVETMKLGQEAASPAQWAAFTGKYRTEMAAPEAKRDLELLAVLSHTTNFSVGCYCEDESRCHRLVLKQLLIENGASVE, from the coding sequence ATGAGTGTGCGAGTTGTCCGCCTCGGAACCCAGCGGATTCCGGGAGAGGGAACAAGAATCGGAACCGTCCGTCGGCCTCCCCGCGGTGTGCCGAAGGCACTGTTCTCGAGGCGGAACTGGTACGACGTCTGGTTCCCGAACCTAGCTCCAAACGTGGAGACCATGAAGCTTGGGCAAGAAGCAGCGTCACCAGCGCAATGGGCGGCGTTCACAGGGAAGTACAGGACCGAAATGGCTGCGCCCGAGGCGAAGCGCGACCTGGAACTCCTGGCCGTGCTATCCCACACGACAAACTTCTCTGTGGGCTGCTACTGCGAGGACGAGAGCCGCTGCCACCGTTTGGTTCTGAAGCAACTCCTCATCGAGAACGGAGCAAGTGTCGAGTAA
- a CDS encoding Fic family protein has product MQIDARTLARAEVASDAGRSIGPNAIEILASIDAMQFAIEEMPAAREVAPEDLLAIHRVLLERAPNRAMAGRFRHKQNWIGGNDYNPCGAEFVPPPPEEVVRLINDLCSFCSIDDLPPLVQAAIAHAQFETIHPFEDGNGRTGRALVQVILRRRRLAPTLVPPISVVLARDRERYIRGLTLFRQDQMAEWLEIFAAAAARAATLATRYVELVAELRAGWRGQLREASSPRADAASWAIIEILPAYPIITVPVAVAATRRSKPAVNHAIRELVNAAVLAPVSESRRNRAWEAAGLLDLIVQLEAGAA; this is encoded by the coding sequence ATGCAGATTGATGCCCGGACACTGGCGCGTGCTGAAGTCGCGAGCGATGCGGGGCGCAGTATCGGCCCGAACGCTATTGAGATCCTCGCCAGCATCGACGCAATGCAGTTCGCCATCGAGGAGATGCCTGCAGCGCGAGAGGTCGCTCCCGAGGATCTGCTGGCGATCCACCGCGTGCTTCTGGAGCGGGCCCCCAATCGTGCTATGGCAGGGCGGTTCCGTCACAAACAGAACTGGATCGGGGGGAACGACTACAACCCTTGCGGCGCAGAGTTCGTACCACCTCCGCCCGAAGAGGTGGTCAGGTTGATCAACGACCTGTGCAGCTTCTGCAGCATAGACGACCTCCCGCCACTCGTGCAGGCTGCAATCGCACACGCGCAATTCGAGACAATCCATCCTTTCGAGGACGGGAACGGCCGAACGGGGCGCGCGCTCGTTCAAGTGATACTGCGCAGGCGACGCCTCGCTCCCACGCTCGTGCCACCGATCAGCGTCGTGCTGGCACGAGACAGAGAACGCTACATCCGGGGGTTGACATTGTTCCGCCAGGATCAGATGGCCGAATGGCTCGAGATCTTCGCCGCTGCCGCCGCCCGAGCCGCCACGCTGGCGACTCGATACGTGGAGCTGGTGGCCGAGCTGCGGGCGGGGTGGCGGGGGCAACTCCGCGAGGCGTCTTCCCCACGTGCAGACGCCGCGTCCTGGGCGATCATTGAAATCCTACCTGCCTACCCAATCATCACGGTCCCGGTCGCAGTTGCCGCGACCAGGCGTTCCAAGCCAGCCGTCAACCACGCCATCCGAGAGCTTGTCAACGCAGCCGTGCTTGCACCGGTTTCCGAATCACGGCGCAACCGGGCATGGGAAGCCGCTGGCCTACTCGACCTGATCGTTCAGCTCGAGGCGGGAGCCGCTTAG
- a CDS encoding type II toxin-antitoxin system HicB family antitoxin: protein MKFTAVYIKVPEGYIAFVEELPGANTQGSTLEEARENLKEAVELVLEANRVLTEESLEGQEVIKEPLPTA from the coding sequence ATGAAGTTCACGGCAGTCTACATCAAGGTTCCTGAGGGTTACATCGCCTTCGTGGAAGAGCTACCGGGCGCTAACACGCAGGGCTCGACCCTTGAGGAGGCCAGAGAGAACCTGAAGGAGGCAGTAGAGCTCGTCCTGGAGGCGAATCGGGTCTTGACGGAGGAGAGCCTTGAAGGTCAGGAGGTTATCAAGGAGCCCCTCCCGACCGCATGA
- a CDS encoding bifunctional 3,4-dihydroxy-2-butanone-4-phosphate synthase/GTP cyclohydrolase II: protein MLVVVDDEDRENEGDLIMAAEFATPEAINFMMMHARGLICAPLTPERCDELRIPIMVTENTSHHGTAFTVSVDARRGGTGTSAHDRALTIRLLAGAEGDGNTSPDDLARPGHVFPLRSAPGGVLRRAGHTETVIDMTRLAGLKPAGVICEIVGEDGTMARLPELRAFAARHGLKVLTVRELIRHRLRHDPFVRREGQTRLPTAVGEFSAVVYENTLDGSHHLALVKGNVGDGAPALVRMQSECLTGEVFGSLRCDCREQLQTAMRTVEREGRGVIVYVRQEGRGIGLGNKIKAYALQDQGADTVEANELLGFPPDPRDYGVGAQILADLGLKRIRLLTNNPQKRAGLEGYGIQVIERVPLEIPPNSENYGYLKTKRHRLGHLLSIE, encoded by the coding sequence ATGCTCGTTGTGGTGGACGACGAGGACCGCGAGAACGAGGGCGACCTCATCATGGCCGCCGAGTTCGCCACGCCCGAGGCGATCAACTTCATGATGATGCACGCGCGCGGACTGATCTGCGCGCCGCTCACTCCCGAGCGGTGCGATGAACTGCGGATTCCCATCATGGTGACCGAGAACACCTCCCACCACGGGACCGCGTTTACGGTTTCAGTGGACGCGCGCCGCGGAGGGACCGGCACCTCGGCCCACGATCGTGCGCTGACGATCCGGTTGCTGGCCGGCGCTGAAGGGGACGGCAACACAAGCCCCGACGACCTGGCCCGTCCGGGGCATGTCTTCCCCCTGCGTTCGGCTCCCGGGGGCGTGCTGCGCCGCGCCGGGCACACCGAGACCGTCATTGACATGACCCGCCTGGCCGGGTTGAAGCCGGCCGGTGTGATCTGCGAGATCGTCGGCGAGGACGGAACCATGGCGCGCCTCCCGGAGCTGCGCGCGTTTGCGGCCCGCCACGGCCTCAAGGTGCTGACGGTCAGGGAGTTGATCCGGCACCGGCTGCGGCACGATCCCTTCGTGCGGAGGGAAGGGCAGACCCGACTGCCCACCGCGGTCGGGGAGTTCTCCGCCGTGGTCTACGAGAACACGCTCGACGGCTCGCACCACCTGGCGCTGGTGAAGGGGAACGTGGGCGACGGCGCACCTGCCCTCGTGCGAATGCAATCAGAGTGCCTCACCGGCGAGGTGTTCGGATCGCTGCGGTGCGACTGCCGCGAGCAGTTGCAGACGGCCATGCGGACGGTCGAGCGCGAGGGGCGCGGCGTGATCGTCTACGTTCGCCAGGAAGGCCGCGGCATCGGGCTGGGTAACAAGATCAAGGCCTACGCGCTCCAGGACCAGGGCGCGGACACGGTGGAGGCCAACGAGCTGCTGGGATTCCCGCCTGATCCCCGTGACTATGGCGTCGGCGCGCAGATCCTGGCCGATCTCGGGCTGAAGCGCATACGGCTGCTCACCAACAACCCCCAGAAACGCGCGGGCCTCGAGGGGTACGGCATCCAGGTCATCGAACGCGTGCCCCTGGAGATCCCGCCCAACAGCGAGAACTACGGCTATCTCAAGACCAAGCGCCACCGTCTGGGACACCTGCTCAGCATAGAGTGA
- a CDS encoding DUF2442 domain-containing protein: protein MRSGRRGTSTLVAEVANVSANGFWLLVDERELFVPFEQFPWFRAATIGQLLNVQRPHNNHLYWPDLDVDLAVDSIEHPERYPLVSKARPNIAPQRPGRTSSPVRSRATRQAASR from the coding sequence ATGAGATCCGGGCGGCGTGGCACAAGCACTTTGGTCGCTGAGGTGGCCAACGTCTCGGCGAATGGCTTCTGGCTCCTCGTGGACGAGCGGGAGTTGTTCGTGCCATTCGAGCAGTTCCCCTGGTTCCGCGCGGCCACTATCGGGCAGCTTCTGAATGTCCAACGGCCCCACAATAACCACCTCTACTGGCCTGATCTCGATGTGGATCTCGCAGTGGACTCAATCGAACATCCAGAGCGCTACCCCCTCGTCAGCAAGGCACGGCCTAACATCGCGCCTCAGCGGCCGGGCCGTACGTCAAGTCCCGTGCGTTCGCGGGCAACGCGCCAAGCGGCGAGCCGCTGA
- the ribD gene encoding bifunctional diaminohydroxyphosphoribosylaminopyrimidine deaminase/5-amino-6-(5-phosphoribosylamino)uracil reductase RibD, with translation MMQQALRLARRAVGRTSPNPMVGAVIVAGDEIVGSGYHARAGEAHAEVVALRKAGTRARGATLYVNLEPCAHTGRTGPCTEALVDAGIRRVVVAMRDPDPKVDGRGIARLREAGIEVEIGLLEDRALRLNESYVKHRRTGIPFVTLKWAMSLDGKIGADRGSATALTGEEARRFAHSLRNTHDAVLVGVQTVLADDPQLTCRIPGGRNPLRVVLDSRLRTPPDARVAAGVVEAPTLIATTATALPAQVEAMRRVGVEVLVLDQAPQGVDLSALMEELGRRGVQSVLIEGGGTVNASALAAGVVDKVVALVAPRLIGGTLAPTPVDGPGLAGVTGAVRLSEVRTRKLGKDILIEGKVEDRCSQAL, from the coding sequence ATGATGCAGCAGGCCCTCCGCCTCGCGCGGCGTGCCGTCGGGCGCACCAGCCCGAACCCGATGGTCGGGGCGGTGATCGTCGCAGGCGACGAGATCGTCGGGTCGGGGTACCACGCCAGAGCAGGCGAGGCGCACGCCGAGGTCGTTGCCCTGCGTAAGGCCGGCACCCGCGCCCGCGGAGCCACCCTCTACGTGAACCTCGAGCCGTGCGCGCACACCGGCCGCACCGGTCCCTGCACCGAGGCGCTGGTTGACGCGGGCATCCGCCGCGTCGTGGTCGCCATGCGCGATCCCGACCCCAAAGTGGACGGCAGGGGGATCGCGCGGCTACGTGAAGCCGGCATCGAGGTGGAGATCGGCCTGCTCGAAGACCGGGCCCTGCGGCTGAACGAGTCCTACGTCAAGCACCGCCGGACCGGGATTCCTTTCGTCACGCTCAAGTGGGCTATGAGCCTGGACGGCAAGATCGGCGCTGATCGCGGGAGCGCGACCGCGCTCACCGGCGAGGAGGCGCGGCGCTTCGCGCACTCCCTGCGCAACACCCACGACGCGGTGCTGGTGGGAGTGCAGACCGTGCTCGCCGACGACCCCCAACTGACGTGCAGGATCCCCGGCGGCCGCAATCCGCTGCGCGTGGTCCTGGACTCGCGACTGCGCACTCCGCCGGATGCGCGCGTGGCCGCCGGCGTCGTCGAAGCGCCGACCCTGATCGCCACGACGGCAACGGCGCTCCCTGCGCAGGTCGAGGCGATGAGGCGGGTCGGCGTGGAGGTGCTCGTACTAGATCAGGCGCCGCAGGGTGTGGACCTGAGCGCCCTCATGGAGGAGTTGGGGCGCCGGGGGGTGCAAAGCGTCCTGATCGAGGGCGGCGGAACCGTGAACGCCTCCGCGCTTGCCGCCGGCGTCGTTGACAAGGTGGTCGCGCTCGTGGCGCCCCGATTGATCGGCGGAACCCTGGCGCCCACGCCCGTGGACGGCCCGGGGCTCGCGGGCGTCACAGGGGCCGTGCGCCTGTCGGAGGTGCGCACCCGAAAACTGGGAAAGGACATACTGATCGAAGGGAAGGTGGAAGACAGATGTTCACAGGCCTTGTAG
- a CDS encoding superoxide dismutase, producing MAYPKYEPKKFRSFDVELDGISKKTMEEHYKLYQGYVNKANEIHEKLAALDKDPAKANPTFSEIRELKVELTRAVGGVKNHEIYFSHLGGGGGKPSGKLLGLIERDFGSVENWQRDLKATAIAARGWAWTAFDWDTMRLFNYIGDEQNTFPVWNATVVVALDVFEHAYYLDYQTAKAAYVDAFFRNLDWAAVADQAKFVLNVIQ from the coding sequence ATGGCATATCCAAAGTACGAGCCCAAGAAGTTCCGCTCGTTTGACGTGGAGTTGGACGGCATCTCGAAGAAGACCATGGAGGAGCACTACAAGCTCTATCAGGGCTATGTCAACAAGGCCAACGAGATTCACGAGAAACTCGCGGCCCTCGACAAGGACCCGGCCAAGGCCAACCCGACCTTCTCCGAGATCCGCGAGCTCAAGGTCGAGCTGACGCGGGCCGTGGGCGGTGTGAAGAACCACGAGATCTACTTCTCTCACCTGGGTGGCGGAGGCGGGAAGCCGTCGGGCAAGTTGCTCGGCCTGATCGAGCGGGACTTCGGCAGCGTCGAGAACTGGCAGCGCGATCTGAAGGCCACCGCGATCGCGGCCCGGGGCTGGGCCTGGACGGCGTTTGACTGGGACACGATGCGGCTGTTCAACTACATAGGGGACGAGCAGAACACCTTCCCGGTCTGGAACGCGACGGTCGTGGTCGCGCTGGACGTCTTCGAGCACGCGTACTACCTGGACTACCAGACCGCGAAGGCGGCGTACGTGGACGCGTTCTTCCGCAACCTGGACTGGGCGGCCGTGGCGGATCAGGCGAAGTTCGTGCTGAACGTGATCCAGTAA
- a CDS encoding riboflavin synthase, which produces MFTGLVEELGEIQIITGNADGVRLRVRAGAVLDGARVGESIAVSGVCLTIVDVEGKAFAADVVAETLRRTTLGGLRPGDPVNLERPLRFDQRLGGHIVQGHVDGVGTITSIRPEGEGVWMEIAPPPALMRYLVEKGSVAADGVSLTVAAITDAPGFAVALIPHTLAVTTLGRWGVGGRVNIEVDILAKHVEKLLEGVAGRWTS; this is translated from the coding sequence ATGTTCACAGGCCTTGTAGAAGAGCTCGGCGAGATCCAGATCATCACCGGCAACGCCGACGGTGTGCGCCTGAGGGTACGGGCAGGAGCGGTGCTCGACGGTGCCCGTGTTGGCGAGAGCATTGCCGTCAGCGGCGTGTGCCTGACCATCGTGGACGTCGAGGGCAAGGCGTTCGCGGCCGACGTGGTGGCCGAGACCCTGCGGCGGACCACGCTGGGAGGGCTGCGGCCAGGGGATCCGGTGAACCTGGAGCGGCCTTTGCGGTTCGACCAGCGTCTGGGAGGGCACATAGTCCAGGGGCACGTGGACGGTGTGGGCACGATCACCTCGATCAGGCCCGAGGGCGAGGGCGTGTGGATGGAGATCGCGCCGCCGCCGGCGCTCATGCGCTACCTGGTGGAGAAGGGTTCGGTTGCCGCCGACGGCGTCAGTCTCACCGTGGCGGCAATCACGGACGCACCCGGGTTTGCGGTTGCGCTGATACCTCACACCCTGGCCGTGACCACGTTGGGACGTTGGGGCGTGGGTGGCCGGGTGAACATCGAGGTGGACATCCTGGCCAAGCACGTGGAAAAGCTGCTGGAAGGGGTGGCGGGACGGTGGACGAGCTGA
- a CDS encoding sigma-70 family RNA polymerase sigma factor — protein MGGRGGSGEVRAERDPVNLGHPGRRHTVGTEGAGVDAEDRQLLRAFTRGEESAFTALVIKYRESVYRVARRMLGNHEDAADVAQEVFIRAHRALPRFDGRSQLYTWLYRITVNLCLDLRGRSSRLPLLDDEDGARDRSGIPAAEDEAEGREAGRLVARAVAQLPPRQRAMTVLRLYQDLPYQEIARIMGCSEGTVKATMFAALRKLRRVLVEEGVRAP, from the coding sequence CTGGGCGGCCGTGGCGGATCAGGCGAAGTTCGTGCTGAACGTGATCCAGTAAACCTAGGACACCCCGGCCGCCGTCACACGGTTGGCACAGAGGGGGCGGGCGTGGACGCTGAGGACCGGCAACTGCTCCGTGCTTTCACGCGCGGGGAGGAGAGCGCCTTTACGGCGCTCGTGATCAAGTACCGGGAGAGCGTCTACCGCGTGGCGCGCCGCATGCTCGGGAACCACGAGGACGCCGCGGATGTGGCCCAGGAGGTGTTCATCCGCGCGCACCGGGCGCTGCCGCGATTCGACGGCCGGTCGCAGCTCTACACCTGGCTGTACCGCATTACGGTCAACCTCTGCCTGGATCTTCGCGGCCGGTCATCCAGGCTGCCTCTGCTGGATGACGAGGACGGCGCGCGCGACCGCAGCGGCATCCCGGCCGCGGAAGATGAGGCCGAGGGCAGGGAGGCCGGACGGCTGGTGGCGCGGGCCGTTGCCCAACTCCCGCCGCGCCAGCGCGCGATGACCGTCCTGCGGCTCTACCAGGATCTGCCCTACCAGGAGATCGCCCGCATCATGGGCTGCTCGGAAGGCACGGTGAAGGCAACGATGTTCGCGGCGCTGCGCAAGTTGCGCCGCGTGCTGGTCGAGGAGGGCGTCCGAGCGCCATGA
- a CDS encoding amidohydrolase, producing MTVTLYAHADVRPNGGSVSPGDALAAAGGRVLAVGDTAGLAAAFPCARRVDLQGLPVFPGLIDAHLHLIGYGFGLLQVDLRGAGSSREAARLVSAAAARLPEDAWVLGHGWDKNRWPEDRFPTRHDLDPATAGRPAVMASKDGHLLWVNSTALRAAGITRDTSDPPGGVIGRDAAGEPDGILKEEAAALVRRVVPPATSEMRERAAAAAIADLHRLGITGVHTFTGTTASGPEDFVALQRLHARGELSMRVVASLPDRHIEAAAACGMRTGLGDEMLRVGPVKIFADGALGSQTASMLAPYDGQPDNLGVQVRSPAELDRLVARAIDAGLWTATHAIGDRANRDVLDVFERHQAASQRLGARHRIEHVQLLHPDDLPRLARIGVVASMQPIHATEDRDIADRYWGSRARWAYAWRSLAASGAVLAFGSDAPVETPDPWQGIYAAVTRRREHGKDGNAGHAEAWYPQECISLEEAVRAYTAGAAFAAGTEGWQGALRPGSAADFIVLDRDPYAGPPEELLRVRVLATVVGGRIAHAAGALDGALDGLIDG from the coding sequence GTGACCGTCACGCTGTACGCGCACGCGGACGTGCGGCCCAACGGCGGCTCGGTATCACCGGGAGATGCCCTGGCCGCGGCCGGCGGCCGCGTGTTGGCAGTCGGTGATACCGCCGGCCTGGCCGCCGCCTTCCCCTGTGCGCGCCGCGTGGACCTCCAAGGGCTACCCGTCTTCCCCGGGCTCATTGACGCGCACCTCCACCTGATCGGCTACGGCTTCGGCCTGCTCCAGGTGGACCTGCGAGGGGCCGGGTCGAGCCGGGAGGCCGCCCGGCTGGTGTCTGCCGCGGCCGCGCGCCTGCCGGAGGATGCATGGGTGTTGGGGCATGGGTGGGACAAGAACAGGTGGCCCGAGGACCGCTTCCCCACGCGCCACGATCTCGACCCGGCCACGGCCGGCCGGCCGGCGGTGATGGCGAGCAAGGACGGCCACCTGCTCTGGGTCAACTCCACGGCCCTGAGGGCGGCCGGGATCACGCGCGATACCTCTGACCCGCCCGGAGGCGTGATCGGCCGCGACGCCGCCGGTGAGCCGGACGGCATCCTCAAGGAAGAAGCCGCCGCGCTCGTGCGCCGGGTTGTGCCGCCGGCGACCTCCGAGATGCGCGAGCGCGCCGCGGCGGCCGCGATCGCCGACCTTCACCGTCTCGGGATCACCGGAGTGCACACTTTCACGGGCACCACGGCCTCGGGCCCGGAGGATTTCGTGGCGCTCCAGCGCCTGCACGCCCGGGGCGAGTTGAGCATGCGGGTGGTTGCCTCCCTTCCCGACCGACACATAGAGGCCGCTGCCGCGTGCGGGATGCGCACAGGGCTGGGCGACGAGATGCTGCGCGTCGGCCCGGTCAAGATCTTCGCCGACGGCGCCCTGGGATCGCAGACCGCGAGCATGCTTGCGCCCTACGACGGCCAGCCGGACAACCTGGGAGTGCAGGTGCGGTCGCCCGCCGAGCTGGACCGTCTGGTGGCCCGCGCAATAGATGCCGGGCTGTGGACAGCGACCCATGCCATTGGCGACCGCGCCAACCGAGACGTCCTCGATGTCTTCGAGCGCCACCAGGCCGCATCGCAGCGCCTGGGAGCGCGCCATCGCATAGAGCACGTGCAGCTCCTGCATCCGGACGATCTGCCGCGACTCGCACGGATCGGCGTGGTGGCCTCCATGCAGCCGATCCATGCCACTGAAGATCGCGATATCGCCGATCGCTACTGGGGATCACGCGCGCGCTGGGCCTATGCGTGGCGCTCGCTCGCCGCCAGCGGCGCGGTGCTGGCTTTCGGATCGGACGCTCCGGTGGAGACGCCGGATCCGTGGCAGGGAATATACGCGGCGGTCACCCGACGTCGCGAGCACGGGAAGGACGGCAACGCAGGGCATGCCGAGGCATGGTATCCCCAGGAGTGCATCTCGCTGGAGGAGGCCGTCCGCGCCTACACTGCTGGCGCCGCCTTTGCCGCCGGCACCGAGGGGTGGCAGGGGGCGCTTCGTCCGGGGAGCGCGGCCGACTTCATCGTGCTCGACCGCGATCCATACGCGGGCCCACCGGAGGAGTTGCTGCGGGTCAGGGTGCTGGCAACGGTGGTAGGCGGACGCATCGCCCACGCGGCCGGCGCGCTTGATGGCGCGCTCGACGGGTTGATTGATGGGTGA
- a CDS encoding type II toxin-antitoxin system HicA family toxin translates to MKRRELIGHIERHGCEFLREGAKHTVYVNRKVRKSSTIPRHREINEDLARKICRDLEVPNP, encoded by the coding sequence ATGAAGCGGCGAGAACTCATCGGGCACATCGAGAGGCACGGGTGTGAGTTCCTTCGTGAGGGGGCGAAGCACACCGTGTACGTGAACCGCAAGGTCCGCAAGAGCTCCACGATTCCCCGTCACCGCGAGATAAACGAGGACCTGGCCAGGAAGATCTGCCGCGATCTGGAGGTTCCCAATCCCTGA
- a CDS encoding 6,7-dimethyl-8-ribityllumazine synthase: protein MAQRGATFRGGDDAAGLAFALVVSRYNEAITQRLLDGALEVLAAKGAVRTDVAWVPGALEIPLVARRMAEARGEGATGRRGARLYDAVICLGCVIKGETLHFDLVAQQAAAGIARVSLETGVPVINEVLAVFEPEQAAARSGGRVNLGADAAHAAIQMANLIRALEAAEK from the coding sequence ATGGCTCAGAGGGGAGCGACCTTCCGCGGCGGAGATGACGCCGCAGGGCTGGCCTTCGCCTTGGTGGTCAGCCGGTACAACGAGGCGATCACGCAGCGTCTGCTCGACGGCGCACTGGAGGTACTCGCTGCGAAGGGCGCGGTGCGCACCGACGTGGCATGGGTACCAGGCGCGCTGGAGATCCCCCTGGTTGCCCGGCGCATGGCCGAGGCGCGGGGCGAGGGGGCCACCGGGCGGCGCGGCGCGCGCCTTTACGATGCCGTCATCTGCCTGGGATGCGTCATCAAGGGCGAGACGCTGCACTTCGACCTCGTGGCCCAGCAGGCCGCGGCCGGAATCGCCAGGGTCTCGCTGGAGACAGGTGTCCCGGTGATCAACGAGGTGCTGGCGGTCTTCGAGCCCGAGCAGGCAGCGGCGCGCTCAGGGGGCAGGGTCAACCTCGGCGCCGATGCCGCCCACGCGGCGATCCAGATGGCCAACCTGATACGGGCGCTGGAGGCCGCGGAAAAGTGA